TGCAGGTGCCACCGGGCACGATCGCGGGCTTCCTCGGCCCCAACGGTGCAGGCAAGTCAACGACCATCCGCGTGCTGCTCGGGCTCTACCGCCGCGACGGCGGCACGGCGCGACTCTTCGGCGCGGACCCGTACACCGACGCAGTGTCGTTGCACCGGCGACTGGCCTACGTGCCAGGAGACGTCACCTTGTGGAACCACCTGACCGGCGGTCAGTGCATCGACCTACTGCTCGGCCTGCGTGACGTGCAGGGCGCGACTCGCCGCGACGAACTGCTGGAGGTTTTCGAACTCGATCCCACCAAACGCTCCGGCACCTATTCCAAGGGCAACCGGCAAAAAGTAGCTCTGGTCGCAGCATTGGCCGCGGACGTCGAACTGCTGATCCTGGACGAACCCACCTCCGGGCTCGACCCGTTGATGGAAGCGCGGTTCCAGGAGCAGATCCGCGCGGCCCGCGACCGGGGCACGACCGTGTTGCTCTCCAGTCACATCCTGGGCCAGGTGCAGGACCTGTGCGACGACGTCACGATCATCCGACGCGGCAAGACGGTGCTCACCGGTGCTCTGTCACAGTTGCGGCACGTGACCCGATCGGGGGTCTCGGCGCTCGTGGCGGACGCGATCGGCGTACAGGAGGGGTTGGCGGCAGTCGAGGGGGTGTCGGACGTCACCGTCGATGACACCAAGGTGCACTT
The window above is part of the Branchiibius hedensis genome. Proteins encoded here:
- a CDS encoding ABC transporter ATP-binding protein, whose translation is MADAVIEISGLTKHFGSFAALDGLDLQVPPGTIAGFLGPNGAGKSTTIRVLLGLYRRDGGTARLFGADPYTDAVSLHRRLAYVPGDVTLWNHLTGGQCIDLLLGLRDVQGATRRDELLEVFELDPTKRSGTYSKGNRQKVALVAALAADVELLILDEPTSGLDPLMEARFQEQIRAARDRGTTVLLSSHILGQVQDLCDDVTIIRRGKTVLTGALSQLRHVTRSGVSALVADAIGVQEGLAAVEGVSDVTVDDTKVHFTVDDATATAAVAVLAQYGARQLVVEPPTLEQLFLSQYDQHES